The following proteins are encoded in a genomic region of Herminiimonas arsenicoxydans:
- the tyrA gene encoding Prephenate dehydrogenase (PDH) (Evidence 2b : Function of strongly homologous gene; PubMedId : 804859, 1262315; Product type e : enzyme), with amino-acid sequence MLKKIVIFGVGLIGGSFALALRKAGAVEQVVGLGRSTASLLRAKELGIIDVIGTSLEEALQDADLVLLAAPVAQTESILAAIKPYLQTQTVITDAGSIKVEVVAAARRALGEKIVQFVPGHPIAGLESTGPDAAIDSLYVGRKVVLTPLPENTTEQIALVARAWQQCGAVIHQLTPENHDAVFAAVSHLPHLLAFALVDDIARKPHAELLFQYAASGFRDFTRIAASSPEMWRDISLANQTAILTELDAYIAQLTRFRGQLAAGDGAAMHAMFSHAQSARQNWQRNIEAAEVQPEPENDE; translated from the coding sequence GTGCTAAAAAAAATCGTCATCTTTGGAGTGGGTTTGATAGGCGGATCGTTTGCGCTTGCCTTGCGCAAAGCCGGTGCCGTGGAGCAGGTCGTCGGACTTGGCCGTAGCACTGCATCGCTGCTGCGCGCAAAGGAACTCGGCATCATCGACGTCATTGGCACTTCGCTGGAAGAAGCCTTGCAGGACGCGGATCTGGTATTGCTGGCCGCACCGGTCGCCCAGACCGAATCCATCCTTGCAGCGATCAAACCCTATCTGCAAACGCAAACGGTGATAACTGATGCCGGCAGCATCAAGGTTGAAGTGGTGGCTGCGGCACGCCGTGCGCTTGGTGAAAAGATTGTCCAATTCGTCCCCGGTCATCCCATCGCAGGACTGGAATCGACTGGTCCGGATGCTGCGATAGATAGTTTGTACGTCGGCAGGAAAGTGGTATTGACACCGCTGCCCGAGAATACGACGGAGCAGATCGCATTGGTGGCGCGAGCCTGGCAGCAATGCGGCGCCGTCATCCATCAATTGACGCCGGAAAATCACGATGCGGTGTTTGCCGCAGTCAGCCATTTGCCGCATTTGCTTGCCTTCGCGCTGGTGGACGATATTGCACGCAAGCCGCACGCTGAGTTGCTGTTTCAATATGCGGCCAGCGGTTTTCGTGATTTCACGCGGATTGCTGCCTCTTCGCCGGAGATGTGGCGCGATATCAGCCTGGCTAATCAGACTGCCATCCTGACCGAGCTTGATGCCTATATCGCGCAATTGACGCGCTTTCGCGGGCAATTGGCCGCCGGTGACGGCGCAGCGATGCACGCGATGTTTTCCCATGCGCAAAGTGCGCGCCAGAACTGGCAGCGCAATATTGAGGCGGCTGAAGTTCAGCCTGAACCAGAGAACGATGAATAA
- the hisC2 gene encoding Histidinol-phosphate aminotransferase (Imidazole acetol-phosphate transaminase) (Evidence 2a : Function of homologous gene experimentally demonstrated in an other organism; PubMedId : 1435262, 11294630; Product type e : enzyme), which translates to MSIQFGPDYVRAIAPYQGGRPIAEVAREFGLDEARIVKLASNENPLGMPESAKKAIALAIADAGRYPDGNGFELKAALTAKYGVPAEWITLGNGSNDILELSAHAFVQPGQSVIYAQYSFAVYPLATQAVGGRSLVVAAKDFGHDLEAMIDAIEDDTRLIFIANPNNPTGTFIPGHEIESFLKRVPPNVVVVLDEAYTEFLAPELQYDSIAWVAQYPNLLVSRSMSKVYGLAGLRIGYGIAQPGITDLLNRIRQPFNVNSLAQAAAIAALNDTEFVKKSAELNAAGYHQLTQAFDALKLMYVPSCGNFVLVKVGDDDGAGARINLALLKQGVIVRPVGNYGLPQWLRISIGLEEENAICLAALKKALA; encoded by the coding sequence ATGTCTATTCAGTTCGGCCCCGATTATGTTCGTGCGATTGCGCCTTATCAAGGCGGCAGACCGATTGCCGAAGTCGCGCGTGAATTCGGCCTCGACGAAGCCAGGATCGTCAAACTTGCATCCAATGAAAATCCGCTCGGCATGCCTGAGTCGGCAAAAAAGGCGATAGCGCTGGCGATTGCCGATGCGGGTCGCTATCCGGATGGCAACGGTTTTGAATTGAAAGCGGCCCTCACTGCAAAATACGGTGTGCCTGCGGAATGGATCACGCTCGGTAACGGCAGCAACGATATCCTGGAACTGTCGGCGCATGCTTTTGTGCAGCCGGGGCAATCGGTCATTTACGCCCAATATTCATTTGCCGTTTATCCGTTGGCGACGCAGGCCGTAGGCGGACGCTCACTGGTGGTTGCCGCGAAGGATTTCGGCCACGATCTGGAAGCCATGATTGATGCGATCGAAGACGATACGCGTTTGATTTTCATTGCCAATCCGAACAATCCGACCGGCACGTTTATTCCCGGCCATGAGATTGAGTCCTTCCTGAAGCGTGTGCCGCCGAATGTCGTCGTTGTGCTGGATGAAGCCTATACCGAATTTCTGGCGCCTGAACTGCAATATGATTCGATCGCATGGGTAGCGCAGTATCCGAATCTGCTGGTGTCGCGCTCGATGTCCAAGGTCTATGGCCTGGCGGGCTTGCGTATCGGTTACGGCATTGCCCAACCGGGCATTACCGATTTGCTTAATCGTATACGCCAGCCTTTCAATGTGAATTCGCTGGCGCAGGCAGCGGCAATTGCCGCGCTGAACGATACGGAGTTTGTCAAAAAGAGTGCGGAGCTGAATGCGGCAGGTTATCACCAGTTGACGCAAGCTTTTGATGCATTGAAGCTGATGTATGTGCCATCGTGCGGCAACTTCGTGCTGGTCAAGGTCGGTGACGATGATGGCGCCGGGGCGCGCATCAATCTGGCTCTGTTGAAACAGGGTGTGATCGTGCGTCCGGTTGGCAACTACGGTTTGCCGCAATGGCTGCGCATCTCGATCGGCCTGGAAGAAGAAAACGCGATATGTCTCGCCGCTCTGAAAAAAGCGCTGGCCTGA
- the pheA gene encoding bifunctional P-protein [Includes: Chorismate mutase (CM); Prephenate dehydratase (PDT)] (Evidence 2a : Function of homologous gene experimentally demonstrated in an other organism; PubMedId : 3525519, 7042684; Product type e : enzyme): MTTDDKLKPLREQIDAIDAQILDLLNRRARVAQEVGHVKAETNAPVFRPEREAQVLRSVAERNPGPLLDTDIQTVFREVMSACRALEKRVTVAYLGPAGTFSEQAVYQQFGRAVEGMPCVSIDEVFRATEAGTADFGVVPIENSSEGVINRTLDLLLQTTLTISGEVSIQVNHSLMTRSGNMSGINSICAHSQALAQCQVWLNQNYPNIERRAVASNGEAARLAGEDATVAAIASEIAGQKYNLQVVKAHIQDDPHNRTRFAVVGRLHTAASGKDQTSLVLSVPNKAGAVYNLLAPLAKHGVSMTRFESRPARMGTWEYYFYVDVEGHLKDSKVADALKELKDNAAFFKVLGSYPFSL; this comes from the coding sequence ATGACGACGGACGACAAGCTCAAACCGCTGCGTGAACAGATCGATGCGATCGATGCGCAAATTCTCGATTTGCTCAACAGGCGTGCCCGCGTGGCGCAGGAAGTCGGCCATGTCAAGGCGGAAACCAATGCGCCGGTGTTCCGCCCGGAGCGCGAAGCACAGGTGTTGCGTAGCGTGGCAGAGCGCAATCCCGGCCCTTTGCTCGACACGGATATTCAGACTGTTTTTCGTGAGGTGATGTCGGCCTGCCGTGCGCTGGAAAAACGTGTCACGGTTGCCTATCTCGGCCCTGCAGGGACATTCAGCGAGCAGGCGGTGTATCAGCAATTCGGCCGCGCGGTCGAAGGCATGCCATGCGTATCCATCGATGAAGTGTTTCGTGCAACGGAAGCAGGCACTGCCGATTTCGGCGTGGTGCCGATTGAAAACTCTTCCGAGGGTGTGATTAATCGTACGCTCGATTTGCTGTTGCAGACCACGCTGACCATCAGCGGCGAAGTGTCGATACAGGTCAATCACAGCCTGATGACCCGTTCCGGCAACATGAGCGGCATCAACAGTATTTGCGCGCATTCGCAGGCATTGGCGCAATGCCAGGTCTGGCTCAACCAGAACTACCCGAATATCGAACGGCGCGCGGTGGCTTCCAACGGCGAGGCGGCACGCCTGGCTGGTGAAGATGCGACGGTGGCGGCCATCGCCAGCGAGATCGCCGGACAAAAATACAATCTGCAAGTCGTCAAGGCGCATATCCAGGACGATCCGCACAATCGCACGCGTTTTGCGGTAGTCGGCCGCTTGCATACTGCGGCCAGCGGCAAGGATCAAACCTCGCTGGTATTGTCGGTACCGAACAAGGCTGGAGCCGTCTACAATCTGCTGGCGCCACTGGCGAAACACGGCGTGTCGATGACGCGCTTCGAGTCCCGGCCTGCGCGCATGGGCACGTGGGAATATTATTTCTATGTCGATGTGGAAGGTCACTTGAAAGACAGCAAGGTGGCCGACGCACTGAAGGAACTCAAAGATAACGCCGCATTTTTCAAGGTGCTGGGTTCGTATCCATTCAGTTTGTAA